Part of the Catalinimonas alkaloidigena genome is shown below.
GGATCTTCTTTGTTCATGCGGGCATGGCCATAAAAATGTAATATATAATCCCCATCAATCAGCGCATCAAGCGTCTTCATCTCCTGGATAAAGTTTTTTACGCTTGGGTTCTCCAGGCGCCAGGTCTCTATCATCTTATCCCCCTTATCATTCACAAACGCTTTGCCCAGGGCTTCAAAGCTGTCTTCAAATTTATCAACCTCAAGAAAGTCTTTCTGCGGATTGCAGATTACCTTCACCACGATCAGCTTATTCTGATGCTTGGGAGAATAATCAGCAGCTATCTCATTGTCATTGGCAATGTAGCGGATCAGGTCAAACTTGAGGTTTTTCTGGGCACCAATGTAAAAGGGTTCAATGCGTTTGTCGGGATTACGTTTGATTTGCAAATACTCCCAGGGCAACATCGCTAGATCGTAAGCATCCTTTTCAAATTCCAGCACGATGATCCCCCGGGTGTCATCACGCAGAATCACCGATAGCTCATTGTAGACAAAGTTTCGGGCATCCTGTTGGTCAAATAAACACAAAAGTTTGTAAAGGATGCTGCCCAGAAACTCAAAGTCATTCTTCTCAAATATGCCTTCTACCCGGGTTTTGTTCAACGCCTTATGAAATATCCTACCAATCGTAAGCTCCAGCCTGATACCTTCTTCTCTGAAAGACGCAGGTGCGGATGAAGTATCAGATTTGATAAAAGTAATGGTGTCTTTGCTAAACTTGATACGCAATATTCTAGCTTTACCTAAAGCCATAGATGTTTTATTTTTTCACATTCATGAGTACAGAAAGAAGTTCTTTGTCCATGCTTTTCTCCCACGTATCACGCTCGTCCGGTGCCAGCTGTTCATCTCCCGATAGGGGGCGGCGCACGTCTATCATCGCGCTTATTTCCTTTCGGAACTCGCCTACCTGCAGTTGCACCTGATCACGTGTCAGGTCAGGACTCATCATGACTTTATTGAGGAGGGAAAACAGCCTTGCGTTTAGCAGCTTCATCTGCTCATCCTCAAGTTTTCCGTTGATACCGGAGATAAACTCCTGCATTTTCACAAAATCCTGGTAATAAGGTAGTATTTCTACATCGCTTCTGTTTTCCGCTGCCAGTATGCTGTAGAGCACATAATCTTCTGCCCGGTAAGGCGTGGCCTCCGCGCTGGATGTGCCATGGAAAAGCTTCCCATGTTTCACAAAAAACGCTTCGGCATTGATGTTTTCTTCTGCCTCGTTGAGCAGCGCAAAATAGCCCGGCTTAAAACCCTCCTGGGTATCCGGGTTGAAGGTGATACCATGTCCTATCAATGGCTCTACATCTTTTGAATCTACCAGGTCCTCATAACTGTCCAGCACAATTTTAGCTACCTGCGCATAAGGGAGCACTGCGGTGCCGAAGCTGCCCAGGTAAGTCTGCGACGTGCTCTCTATCAGATTGAGTATCTTTCTGAGGTAATTTTGTTTCAGCGCACGCCCCAGCACCACCGTAACTGAGAATTTACCTCCCCTGTAGGGATGCAGGCCCGCCACTCTGGTATTTTCTATGATCATACCGTCAGGCAACTTCTCAATCTTACCTTCCAACATCTTCCGGCCTACAAAAAAGGGCACATCCTGTATTTTACCATCATACAAAAAACCGGTAGAAACAAATACACAAGGCTCCCAGGTTTTAAACCATTCTCTGCTGTAGGTGAGGTACATCTGATTTACCGTCACTTCAAAATACTGCTTGTTTCTTTGAAATGGCACGGCTACCCTGAGCTGTGGCTCTATGTTGGTCTGAGGGATGATGATCCGGGAGGGGCGAAAGGTCTCAGCCCCTTTGATTTTTCCCCATAATTCTGATAGTCCCATGATAATGATGGTCTGGGTTGATGGTTTTTATTTAGGTTTATCACATTCAGTCTGCCATACTAAGTGGGTTATAATGCTTTCTCTTATATAATATCATGATCAACACAGGAAACATTGGATACCTGCGTCTCAACCCAGACTGGCTATCGCCATATATTCAATAACTACCTTACTCACCATAACAATATAACTACAATTTTGGGGCTTTACAAGCAGCAAAACCCGCCCTTTATGCTACTGGCAGCGTGCCTAAAGCTATTTACTCTCCTCTTCTATTGGGAGGCTTCTTCAAAGCGACAATTTGTTTGACCACCCCTTCCTTATGAATACCTTATCATAGCAATGGGAGCTTTTGGGAGTATCGGCTTACCTTCCCTCATCAGGCAACGGATATTGACCATAGGGACCTGCTGTAGCTGCATGGCTTCGGTAGAATCCTGCTCCTGATCTGCTCATGCCTTGTGGAAGGTCATCACATACTAATCTGCCTCGGCGACTCCTCTCTGCAAGTTCCGTTGCGGAATGACTGGAAAAAAGAGAAAGCTTCTCTCTTGTCATCCCGGAGGGATCTTAGCCATGCTGAAATTATATAGTTTGTTTGGTCACCAGGCTTAGTGCGGGGGAAGTGCATCGTGCGGACGCATTACAAATGTCCGGCGTGGAGTGCGCTCGAGGATTATAAAAAGAAAGCTCCACTCTACTCTCTACCCCCCTGTCATCCCGGAGGGATCTTATCCGTATTGAAGTAAAAGGAGAAGGTTGAGTATGATGATGATACCATGCAAGATAGTGCACATAGCAAACTTGCTACAGGCTGGATGTTTACACCAAAAAAGCATTGCTACCCTATTCCATTTCCTGTATCTTAAATTGAAAAAGGTATGAAAGAAAATAAAGCGAAGATCAAAGGGGATGGTAATACGGTGTTTCAGGACATTAAGAAGTCCCGGATAGACACTTTTAAAGGTAAAGAAAAAACAATACTTCCACCATCATTGGTATTGTGATCGCCCTCGTCGGTGTGATTGTAACCATTATTGTAGGCTGGGAGGAAATACTAAGCTTTTTCGGTATATGATTAATAAAGCATGCATTGAGGGTGATCATAATATTGTGATACAGGATGCCGATGGCTCCACCATTACTATTGATGCTAACAATACTAATGAGATACAAGAGAAGTTAAAGCAACTCAATAAGGAGCAGTTGACCGCCGTGCAACAGTTACTGGATAAACATAGCGATGCGATTTTTAATCACATCAGAAAGCTTTTACAAACCTCTTTTCCCGATCAGCCTTTCCCCAAAAATCTTACTGCCTATACCAGCATTGCTAAAGAAAACATCGTAGGAAGGGAAAAAGACCTAGAGGAACTACGCCGCCGTTTATTGGAAGATAACAAACTTTCCCTCATCAATGGCATGGGGGGCATTGGAAAAACCACCCTTGCTGCAGTTTATCTGAATACCTATAAAGATGAGTATGTCCACATTGCCTGGCTGACCATTGAAACTTCTTTAGAGGATGCTATTATTGCCAATCATGACCTCCTAACTAATCTAAAGTTACAGGATGTTTCACCTGAGGAATTACTCAATGCCTCCCTGAACCAATTACGTAACCTGCATAGCTCCAAACCCAACTTACTGGTGCTTGATAATGCTACCGAACGACTGGCAAAACTATATGACCACTTACCCAAAGCCCCCCATTGGCATGTGCTAGTAACCTCCCGGGAAATGATTGAACTCTTCTCTGTGATGGAACTGGGCTTTCTGACAGAAGAGGAAGCCATCGCATTGTTTCAAAAGCACAACAGTAACTTTAACGAAGAAGAAACGAGAAGTTTTGTGCAGGATGTAGAATGCCATACTCTCACCATTGAGATACTAGCTAAGTCCGCGAAGAAAAATCGTTGGAATGCAGAAAAGATTAAACAAGCTATCAGCCTTGATGAAAAAGCAGGCATAGCCACCAGCCATAGTGGACATGAGAAAATAGACCGTATTACCTCTTATCTGATACAAATATTCCAGTTGAGCAGTTTAGATGAGCAGGAAAAATATATATTGAAGCAGTTTACAGCATTACCCAACCAATGGATAGGCTATGACTTGCTGACTAACTTATTACAAGTAGAACAATTGACCTGGAAAGAGGATTTTCCCGGAACATTAGAAGACCTTTACGAAAAGGGCTATCTGCTTAAGGATAAGGACAGCTACAAAATGCATCCGGTACTGGTAGAAGCTCTAAGCCCTCAGTTAAAAACTTCTGCTAATGAGTTAAAACTATTAATAGAAGGGGTAGCTAAACTTATTTCATATGATCAAGATAAAGATAGCCCAATTGATAAATCTACTTACATCCCTTTTGGAGATGCAATATTACAACATGCATCAGTTACCTCTACTCCTAAAATATCAGTACTACAAAATGATATAGGGATGCTGTACTATGTGCTAGGACAGTATGAACAAGCTAGAGATTTATTGGAAGATTCTTTAAATGGAGATATAACTAGTTTTGGAGAAACACATCCGAGAATAGCTATAAGAAGGTCAAATTTAGGATTAATCTATAAGGAATTGGGAGAGTTTGAAAAGGCACGTGAATTGTTTGAAAAGGCTTTACTTTCTGATATAGTTAATTTTGGAGCTTTTCATGCTAAGGTAGCAATGGATCAAGCAGGTTTAGGGTTAGTATATCATGCTTTAGGGAGATTGAAAGATGCTGAAATATTATTAAATCAAACGTTAGAATATAATAAAACTAACCTTGGAGAAAAGCATCCCGCTGTAGCTTCAGATAAATCAAACCTTGGACTATTGTATGCAGATATGGGACAGTTTGCTCAAGCCAAAAATTTACTAGAAGAAGCCTTATTGTCAGATATAGCAAACTTTGGAGAAAAGCATCCAAATGTGGCAATAAGGCAATCTAATTTAGGAACTATACATCATGATTTGGGTGAATATGAAAAGGCACTAGATTTACTAGACAAAGCTTTAATATCTGATTAAGAAAACTTTGGTGATAATCATCCTCTCGTAGCAACAAGGCAATCCAATCTAGCTCTTGTATATAGAGATTTAGGAGAACATAAGAAAGCTATGGAATTATTAGAAACTGCCCTAAAATCTACTACTGCAAATTTAGGGAATCAACATCCAAATGTAGCTATAACTTTATCAAACTTGGGCACTGTCTATAAAGCGATGGGGCTATATGCAAAAGCCAGAGAAGTATGGGTACAAGCCTATGATATATTTTGCCAAGTAGTTGGCGAAGATCACTTCCAAACTAAACATGTAAAGACTTTCCTTCAGCAAATAGAAGGAAAGTAAATACTTTGTCTGCGTATCACAAGTATTGGCAAAGCATAGTGGTTAAGATTCCTTCGCCTGTGGCTACGGAATGACTGGGAAAAGTAGAACTCCCTTCAATGAGTAT
Proteins encoded:
- a CDS encoding tetratricopeptide repeat protein; translation: MINKACIEGDHNIVIQDADGSTITIDANNTNEIQEKLKQLNKEQLTAVQQLLDKHSDAIFNHIRKLLQTSFPDQPFPKNLTAYTSIAKENIVGREKDLEELRRRLLEDNKLSLINGMGGIGKTTLAAVYLNTYKDEYVHIAWLTIETSLEDAIIANHDLLTNLKLQDVSPEELLNASLNQLRNLHSSKPNLLVLDNATERLAKLYDHLPKAPHWHVLVTSREMIELFSVMELGFLTEEEAIALFQKHNSNFNEEETRSFVQDVECHTLTIEILAKSAKKNRWNAEKIKQAISLDEKAGIATSHSGHEKIDRITSYLIQIFQLSSLDEQEKYILKQFTALPNQWIGYDLLTNLLQVEQLTWKEDFPGTLEDLYEKGYLLKDKDSYKMHPVLVEALSPQLKTSANELKLLIEGVAKLISYDQDKDSPIDKSTYIPFGDAILQHASVTSTPKISVLQNDIGMLYYVLGQYEQARDLLEDSLNGDITSFGETHPRIAIRRSNLGLIYKELGEFEKARELFEKALLSDIVNFGAFHAKVAMDQAGLGLVYHALGRLKDAEILLNQTLEYNKTNLGEKHPAVASDKSNLGLLYADMGQFAQAKNLLEEALLSDIANFGEKHPNVAIRQSNLGTIHHDLGEYEKALDLLDKALISD
- a CDS encoding CHAT domain-containing protein produces the protein MALGKARILRIKFSKDTITFIKSDTSSAPASFREEGIRLELTIGRIFHKALNKTRVEGIFEKNDFEFLGSILYKLLCLFDQQDARNFVYNELSVILRDDTRGIIVLEFEKDAYDLAMLPWEYLQIKRNPDKRIEPFYIGAQKNLKFDLIRYIANDNEIAADYSPKHQNKLIVVKVICNPQKDFLEVDKFEDSFEALGKAFVNDKGDKMIETWRLENPSVKNFIQEMKTLDALIDGDYILHFYGHARMNKEDPEIAFIDNNGQKQWVRSDFFENFFGTNQKYRQPRVVVMQACESGQLNNMGKGLAVSLIKKGIPFVLAMQNEVTPDTSIAFFAKFYHSLLSGKDIFQAVTIGRVFLGCEYRKSNPDIELEHYNNNSFGTPVLFSSTVTPIRFFPEKEDKDQERQNRKLVCQVCGTEYSYDSGREFCIKDRCKGRLEPKKVSKENVRTPEPAMSAASRDQLNPHDRI